A single Syngnathus acus chromosome 8, fSynAcu1.2, whole genome shotgun sequence DNA region contains:
- the LOC119125775 gene encoding ral guanine nucleotide dissociation stimulator-like 1 has protein sequence MGKWELTMNPVQEWGEEFEDGAVYGITLHRVPVSSSPDPRCNPSCAFVQYRTNKVRRLKAASLQMLVSHLLDPDCPEHDYGRIFLSTYRTFTSTEKLLELIFQRDTPALDLEDSECNLSPLLAFIQTWLDEYSEDFRDPPLHSGLQLLLDHLRISSAVHVRLHCQPNFCSLAGQTENLLRRFQNEDSETRTSQRHEPLSGDDDSECERSQDREDILDFSARAIAEQLTRMDSALFVKVAPYQCLGCIWSQRDKKENMSPTIRATIAQFNAITNLVIISLLCRPVSATSGPTPAQRARIIEKWISVAQDCHRLKNFSSLKAILSALQSNAVYRLRKTWTAVSRDSMVTFDTLCETFPDENRLLTNRELLVENSSSGVVPYLGTYLTVLTMLDTALPDTVEAGLINFEKRRREFEVLSQIRVLQMSCTQFNLPHHPRIAAWMQGHKLLSDQESYELSRQLEPPADVSSPTTWSHRTLTKKLSSLLTMSDGSKKLPADQISVLSSESSSSELEDLSSPNSSCSIRLQSFHSSCNNVSEVFSSPSSSSFSSSSPCSSTTSSPDSQTPVGSSSDSLCSSATTRPLADSHHKRSVSMTSLPVYNRQSADSCIVRVSVDLGHNNGNMYKSVLLTSQDKTAHVIQRVLEKHHLDHMTWQEFTLTQVISQERELLIPDKANVFYAMSTTANFDFVLRRFLKGHKKPLRATSSLGRYTK, from the exons ATGGGAAAATGGGAGCTGACAATG AACCCAGTGCAGGAATGGGGTGAGGAATTTGAAGATGGTGCAGTATACGGGATCACGCTGCACCGGGTGCCCGTCTCGTCCTCGCCCGACCCCCGCTGCAATCCATCGTGCGCTTTCGTCCAGTACCGAACCAACAAAGTGCGGCGTCTGAAGGCTGCCAGCTTGCAAATGCTCGTGAGTCACCTCCTGGACCCCGACTGTCCGGAGCACGACTACGGCAGGATCTTCCTCTCCACGTACAGAACATTCACCAGCACGGAAAAACTGTTGGAGCTCATCTTCCAAAG AGACACTCCAGCATTAGACTTGGAAGACAGCGAATGCAACCTGAG TCCTCTGTTAGCCTTCATCCAGACATGGTTGGACGAATACAGTGAAGACTTCAGGGATCCTCCGCTTCACTCTGGGCTGCAACTTCTTTTGGATCACCTTCGGATCAGCTCTGCTGTGCACGTCCGACTTCACTGTCAGCCCAACTTCTGTTCCTTGGCCGGGCAAACGGAAAATTTACTTCGGAGGTTCCAGAACGAAG ATTCTGAGACACGTACGAGCCAACGACATGAGCCGCTTTCAGGTGATGACGATTCCGAATGTGAGCGTTCGCAAGACCGAGAGGACATTCTGGATTTCTCAGCCAGAGCCATCGCAGAGCAACTCACTCGCATGGATTCT GCTTTATTTGTCAAAGTGGCACCTTACCAATGTTTGGGCTGCATCTGGTCACAAAGAGACAAGAAGGAGAACATGTCTCCGACCATCAGGGCCACCATCGCACAGTTTAATGCCATTACCAACCTGGTCATCATATCCCTCCTCTGCCGACCTGTGTCCGCCACCTCTGGTCCGACACCGGCGCAACGAGCTCGAATCATCGAGAAGTGGATCAGTGTAGCGCAG GACTGTCATCGTTTGAAGAACTTTTCCTCTCTCAAGGCAATCCTGTCCGCTCTTCAGTCCAATGCAGTCTACAGACTAAGAAAGACCTGGACTGCAGTTAGCAG gGACAGCATGGTTACGTTTGATACGCTGTGTGAAACATTTCCTGATGAAAACCGTCTGCTGACCAACAGAGAACTCCTGGTGGAG AATAGTTCCAGTGGCGTGGTGCCTTACCTGGGTACCTATTTGACCGTCCTCACCATGCTCGACACGGCCCTGCCGGACACAGTGGAG GCTGGACTCATAAACTttgagaagaggaggagg GAGTTTGAGGTTCTGTCCCAAATCCGTGTACTGCAAATGTCCTGCACTCAGTTCAACCTGCCTCATCATCCCAGAATTGCTGCTTGGATGCAAGGACATAAACTGCTCAGTGACCAAGAAAG CTATGAACTTTCAAGACAGCTGGAGCCTCCGGCGGATGTGTCTTCACCAACCACTTGGAGCCACAGAACACTCACAAAGAAACTTTCCTC tctcttGACAATGAGCGATGGATCCAAAAAGCTCCCAGCAGACCAGATCAGTGTTTTATCTTCGGAATCAAGTAGTTCTGAGTTGGAAGATCTGTCCTCTCCAAACTCTTCCTGTTCCATCAGATTACAG TCCTTCCACAGTTCTTGCAACAACGTATCCGAGGTCTTctcttccccctcctcctcatctttttCATCATCCTCTCCTTGCTCCTCGACGACCTCGTCCCCAGACTCCCAAACCCCCGTGGGCTCGTCTTCCGACTCCCTCTGCAGCTCCGCCACAACTCGGCCTTTGGCGGACTCCCACCACAAACGTTCCGTGTCCATGACCTCCCTGCCCGTCTACAACCGCCAAAGCGCCGACTCCTGTATTGTGAGGGTCAGCGTGGACCTGGGTCATAACAATGGCAACATGTACAAGAGTGTCTTG TTGACCAGCCAGGACAAAACCGCGCATGTGATTCAACGGGTTTTAGAGAAACATCATCTGGATCACATGACCTGGCAGGAATTCACTTTGACGCAGGTCATCTCGCAGGAGAGAG AGTTGCTCATACCAGACAAAGCAAACGTCTTCTACGCCATGTCAACGACGGCCAACTTTGATTTTGTCCTGCGTCGGTTCCTCAAAGGCCACAAGAAACCGCTGAGAGCTACTTCTAGTCTTGGCCGCTACACAAAATAG